A genomic window from Rhodococcus sp. KBS0724 includes:
- a CDS encoding FAD:protein FMN transferase, which translates to MNAPRAATEWLTWGVQARVVVTDPGALASAANLVRGYLSAADAATNRDRADSEIRTFGSGPDLEVDGAAITPMFAHFLTDALAIARLTDGKLTPTAGSRDPHSWWKIRVEGNRVFSPADVALDLSATARASSADHCAATTAELLGCGVLVALGGDIAVAGPSPESGWQIQVQDLPGDPTCQVAVPSGCGIATASTVKPLARESTATSMWRTVSVIAESCAEAAALSRVAVGMSGSAIDWLHKLDRPARLVDQEFRVTTLAGWPDD; encoded by the coding sequence GTGAACGCACCTCGCGCCGCAACCGAATGGCTCACCTGGGGCGTCCAAGCCAGAGTTGTCGTCACCGATCCCGGCGCCCTCGCGTCGGCGGCAAATCTCGTGCGGGGCTATCTGAGCGCTGCCGACGCGGCAACCAATCGCGATCGCGCAGATTCTGAGATCCGCACATTCGGATCCGGGCCGGACCTCGAGGTCGACGGCGCCGCCATCACTCCGATGTTTGCGCATTTCCTGACCGACGCACTTGCGATCGCGCGCCTCACCGACGGCAAACTCACCCCGACGGCAGGCTCGCGAGATCCGCACTCCTGGTGGAAGATCCGCGTCGAGGGCAACCGGGTATTCAGCCCAGCAGACGTTGCCCTCGATCTTTCCGCCACCGCGCGTGCCAGTTCCGCAGATCATTGCGCCGCGACCACTGCTGAGCTTCTCGGCTGCGGCGTTTTGGTTGCACTGGGCGGCGACATAGCCGTGGCTGGACCGTCACCGGAAAGCGGCTGGCAGATTCAGGTTCAGGACCTCCCCGGCGACCCTACGTGCCAGGTCGCCGTCCCCTCCGGGTGCGGCATCGCAACGGCCAGTACCGTCAAGCCACTTGCCCGGGAATCGACGGCAACATCCATGTGGCGGACGGTATCGGTGATTGCCGAATCCTGCGCGGAGGCAGCAGCACTGAGCCGGGTAGCCGTGGGAATGAGCGGCTCGGCCATCGATTGGCTGCACAAGCTGGATCGTCCGGCCCGCTTGGTCGACCAAGAGTTCCGAGTAACCACCCTGGCGGGGTGGCCGGACGACTGA
- a CDS encoding bifunctional lysozyme/C40 family peptidase has translation MAVRVLAITVSIGTALGVIAATVGTPAEVSEVKAAPAVEVSLASWSGPARTQENPEGLVPSVPSNFPGAALAPVGAVAVFAPWVKKAGAICSEITPAVVASLYSTRSGFQYGPGAEVSEEGGRGPGRFTTAAWTAYGKDGDGDGKMDIFGVADPVMTTGYRLCELVKQAQSWQQSGEVQGDTVELALAAYDVGPEAVRAAHGVPQDQAAAPFVAQVTSLQDSFALMLAPFNYNNLAAAVGGVVQAGLKFLGLPYVWGGGNINGPSMGGFDCSGLTSYAIHAATGITLPRTSETQWGVGVEIPLDQAQPGDLLFGNWQAGGPGHVAIYVGNGQMLHAPTFGDVVKVGPIFVGMKARRVI, from the coding sequence ATGGCAGTGAGGGTTCTGGCGATCACTGTGTCGATCGGTACGGCGTTGGGGGTGATAGCAGCGACTGTGGGGACGCCCGCCGAAGTCTCCGAGGTCAAGGCAGCTCCCGCCGTGGAGGTTTCCCTGGCGTCCTGGAGTGGACCGGCCCGAACACAGGAGAATCCGGAAGGGCTTGTGCCCTCGGTGCCGTCCAATTTTCCCGGCGCTGCTCTGGCACCGGTCGGAGCGGTCGCGGTATTTGCTCCGTGGGTCAAGAAGGCGGGCGCAATCTGTTCGGAGATAACCCCGGCAGTGGTGGCATCGCTGTACTCGACGCGCAGCGGCTTTCAATACGGCCCCGGCGCAGAAGTATCGGAAGAGGGTGGGCGCGGGCCTGGCCGATTCACCACAGCAGCGTGGACGGCCTACGGCAAGGACGGCGACGGTGACGGCAAGATGGACATCTTCGGTGTCGCGGACCCCGTGATGACAACCGGATACCGGCTGTGTGAACTGGTCAAGCAGGCCCAGTCGTGGCAGCAGTCAGGGGAGGTTCAGGGCGATACCGTCGAACTGGCACTGGCCGCATACGACGTCGGACCCGAGGCAGTGCGGGCCGCGCACGGAGTTCCGCAGGATCAGGCTGCGGCGCCCTTCGTCGCGCAAGTCACGTCGTTGCAGGATTCCTTTGCGCTGATGCTGGCGCCGTTCAATTACAACAACCTCGCAGCCGCGGTGGGCGGTGTAGTCCAAGCCGGACTGAAATTCCTGGGACTGCCGTACGTGTGGGGCGGAGGCAACATCAACGGTCCGTCGATGGGCGGTTTCGACTGCTCGGGACTGACGTCGTACGCCATCCATGCCGCGACCGGAATCACCTTGCCACGCACGTCGGAAACCCAATGGGGAGTTGGCGTCGAGATCCCCCTCGATCAAGCCCAACCGGGTGATCTGCTGTTCGGAAACTGGCAGGCGGGCGGGCCGGGGCACGTCGCGATCTACGTCGGAAACGGCCAGATGCTGCACGCGCCGACCTTCGGCGACGTCGTGAAAGTCGGTCCGATCTTTGTGGGTATGAAGGCACGACGAGTGATCTAG
- the greA gene encoding transcription elongation factor GreA yields MTETQVTWLTQESHDRLKKELDQLIAYRPIIAAEINERREEGDLKENGGYHAAREDQGQQEARIRQLQDLLNSAKVGEAPTQSGVALPGSVVKVYYDGDESDTETFLIATREEGARDAKLEVYSPNSPLGSALLEAKEGETREYNLPNGGTMKVTLVSAEPYHS; encoded by the coding sequence ATGACCGAGACCCAGGTGACCTGGCTTACGCAGGAATCACATGACAGGCTCAAGAAGGAACTCGACCAGCTCATCGCGTACCGCCCCATCATCGCCGCCGAGATCAACGAGCGTCGCGAAGAGGGCGACCTGAAGGAGAACGGCGGCTACCACGCTGCACGTGAGGATCAGGGGCAGCAGGAAGCTCGGATCCGCCAGCTTCAGGATCTGCTCAACAGCGCAAAGGTCGGCGAAGCACCCACCCAGTCCGGTGTTGCACTCCCGGGTTCGGTAGTGAAGGTGTACTACGACGGTGACGAGAGCGACACCGAGACCTTCCTGATCGCGACCCGCGAAGAGGGTGCCCGCGACGCCAAGCTCGAGGTCTACTCCCCCAACTCTCCGTTGGGTAGCGCACTTCTCGAAGCCAAGGAAGGCGAGACTCGCGAGTACAACCTGCCTAACGGCGGCACCATGAAGGTCACGCTGGTCAGCGCGGAGCCGTACCACAGCTGA
- a CDS encoding DUF4307 domain-containing protein — protein MSNTLPQDRYPSATRTGGSKKWIVWALTAIVIVVGTGIAYIGYTKFSVKEITTETISYDIVDNSTMKIRFTVTRDDPSQEAVCIVRARSKGGSETGRREVYIPATTYQTLEFNTEIKTSLPPGMADVFGCSLDVPEYLTKN, from the coding sequence ATGAGTAATACGCTTCCCCAAGATCGGTACCCGAGCGCGACTCGCACGGGCGGTTCCAAGAAGTGGATCGTGTGGGCTCTGACCGCCATCGTCATCGTCGTCGGCACCGGTATCGCCTACATCGGATACACCAAGTTCTCGGTGAAAGAGATCACGACCGAGACGATCTCGTACGACATCGTCGACAACTCGACCATGAAGATCCGGTTCACCGTCACGCGCGACGACCCCAGCCAGGAAGCTGTCTGCATCGTTCGTGCCCGCTCCAAGGGCGGATCCGAAACCGGCCGACGCGAGGTCTACATTCCCGCGACGACGTACCAGACCCTGGAGTTCAACACCGAGATCAAGACGTCCCTCCCACCAGGCATGGCCGACGTCTTCGGCTGCAGCCTCGATGTCCCGGAGTATCTGACTAAAAACTGA
- the mca gene encoding mycothiol conjugate amidase Mca, with protein MSGFRLMAVHAHPDDESSKGAATTARYAAEGHEVMVLTLTGGERGDILNPAMDVPGVRDRISEVRQEEMAEAARILGVQHRWLGFVDSGLPEGDPLPPLPEGCFALVPLEESTRALVKVFREFRPHVITTYDENGGYPHPDHIRCHEVSMAAYEAAADPEYHPEDGEPWEIKKVYYSHGFIRKRLELFQEEYERRGEPFPMADWLKKWKTERGDMMVRVTTQIACGDYFPQRDDALRAHATQIDPNGSFFAVPLEIQQKIWPTEEFELAKTRVSTSIPETDLFAGLEEDV; from the coding sequence GTGAGCGGATTCCGGCTCATGGCCGTGCATGCCCATCCCGACGACGAGTCGAGCAAGGGCGCGGCCACCACCGCCCGTTATGCAGCCGAAGGCCACGAAGTGATGGTCCTGACGCTCACCGGGGGTGAACGTGGCGACATTCTCAACCCGGCCATGGATGTCCCCGGCGTCCGCGACCGCATCAGCGAGGTGCGCCAGGAAGAAATGGCGGAAGCTGCGCGGATTCTCGGCGTGCAGCACCGCTGGTTGGGGTTCGTCGACTCGGGTCTGCCTGAGGGCGATCCGTTGCCGCCGCTTCCGGAGGGCTGTTTTGCCCTGGTGCCGCTCGAGGAATCGACGCGTGCGCTCGTCAAGGTGTTCCGTGAATTCCGTCCGCACGTCATCACGACGTACGACGAGAACGGTGGATACCCGCACCCTGACCACATTCGGTGCCACGAGGTGTCGATGGCTGCGTACGAAGCGGCCGCCGATCCCGAATATCACCCCGAAGACGGCGAACCGTGGGAGATCAAGAAGGTCTACTACTCACACGGCTTCATCCGTAAGCGTCTCGAACTTTTCCAGGAAGAGTACGAGCGTCGCGGCGAGCCGTTCCCGATGGCGGATTGGCTCAAGAAGTGGAAGACCGAGCGCGGCGACATGATGGTCCGGGTCACCACCCAGATCGCCTGCGGCGATTACTTTCCCCAGCGCGACGACGCTTTGCGCGCACATGCGACGCAGATCGACCCCAACGGTTCGTTCTTTGCGGTGCCGCTCGAGATCCAGCAGAAGATCTGGCCCACCGAAGAATTCGAACTCGCGAAGACGCGGGTTTCTACGTCCATCCCGGAAACCGACCTGTTTGCAGGTCTTGAAGAGGACGTCTGA
- a CDS encoding thioredoxin domain-containing protein, which yields MDPRMKNNLGESTSPYLRQHADNPVHWQQWGPEAMEWARERNVPILLSIGYSACHWCHVMAHESFENDDIAAIMNDNFVCVKVDREERPDIDAVYMNATVAMTGQGGWPMTCFLTPDGSPFYCGTYYPPVPRGGMPSFVRLLEAIAETFANRRGEVDDAAASIVTELQRSSGGIPYSGAPIDAALLDSAGLAILADEDLPRGGFGGAPKFPPSALLEGLLRQFERTGSSDILGGLQRTGEAMARGGIYDQLGGGFSRYSVDAEWVVPHFEKMLYDNALLLRFYAHWARRTGSDLATRVTAETAGFLLTDLRTENGCFASALDADTDGVEGLTYVWTPSQLIDALGEDDGRWAAELFRVTDNGTFEEGASVLQLLSDPDDWSRWQKVSDALRAVRHDRPQPGRDDKVVTAWNGLAITALTEAGLALDRPEWIEAAADCAHTIVSLHLVDSGLRRASLGGVVGEPTAVLEDYAALATGLLALYQATGQSEWLDTAQRLLDLTLDHFADPAEPGSWFDTADFAESLVTRPRDPLDGATPSGASSIAEALLTAAALTEPERASRYSQAVLDSLARATLPLERAPRSAGHWLAVAEASLRGPIQVAVVGDGDLLATARRLAPGGAVIVGGEPGSSPLLADRPLVDGSQAAYVCRGFVCDRPVTDEAGLALALAH from the coding sequence ATGGACCCACGGATGAAGAACAATCTGGGTGAGTCCACCAGTCCCTATCTCCGTCAGCACGCCGACAATCCGGTCCACTGGCAACAGTGGGGGCCGGAGGCGATGGAGTGGGCGCGCGAACGTAACGTGCCGATTCTGTTGTCCATCGGATACTCGGCGTGCCACTGGTGCCACGTGATGGCCCACGAATCGTTCGAGAACGACGACATCGCGGCGATCATGAACGACAATTTTGTCTGCGTGAAGGTGGACCGCGAGGAGCGGCCGGACATCGACGCCGTCTACATGAATGCCACAGTCGCGATGACAGGTCAGGGCGGCTGGCCGATGACCTGCTTCCTGACGCCGGACGGTTCGCCGTTCTACTGCGGCACGTACTACCCACCGGTGCCGCGCGGTGGAATGCCTTCGTTCGTACGGCTTCTCGAGGCAATTGCCGAGACGTTTGCCAACCGCCGCGGCGAGGTCGACGATGCAGCGGCGTCCATCGTGACGGAGTTGCAGCGCTCGTCGGGTGGAATCCCGTACAGCGGTGCGCCGATCGATGCCGCGCTGCTCGACTCCGCCGGGCTGGCGATTCTCGCCGACGAAGATCTACCGCGCGGCGGTTTTGGCGGCGCCCCGAAGTTTCCGCCGTCCGCATTGCTCGAAGGACTGCTGCGGCAGTTCGAGCGGACCGGTTCCAGCGATATTCTCGGTGGACTGCAGCGCACCGGTGAAGCCATGGCGCGTGGCGGCATCTACGACCAGTTGGGCGGCGGTTTCTCCCGATACTCCGTCGACGCGGAGTGGGTTGTGCCGCATTTCGAGAAGATGCTCTACGACAATGCTCTGTTGCTCCGGTTCTACGCGCACTGGGCACGCCGGACGGGTTCGGACCTGGCAACCCGTGTCACCGCGGAAACCGCAGGCTTCCTTCTGACCGACCTGCGGACCGAAAATGGCTGCTTCGCTTCGGCTCTGGACGCCGACACCGACGGGGTCGAAGGACTGACATATGTGTGGACGCCCAGTCAGCTGATCGATGCGCTCGGGGAGGACGACGGACGGTGGGCGGCAGAGTTGTTCCGCGTCACCGACAACGGCACTTTCGAAGAGGGGGCGTCGGTGCTGCAGTTGCTGAGCGATCCGGACGACTGGTCGCGCTGGCAGAAGGTTTCCGATGCTTTGCGCGCCGTGCGACATGACCGTCCGCAGCCGGGCCGAGACGACAAAGTGGTGACCGCGTGGAACGGGCTCGCCATCACAGCGCTGACGGAAGCCGGACTTGCACTGGATCGACCCGAATGGATTGAGGCTGCAGCTGATTGCGCCCACACCATTGTGAGTCTGCACCTCGTGGACTCCGGCTTACGTCGGGCATCGCTTGGTGGTGTTGTCGGTGAGCCCACCGCGGTTCTCGAGGACTACGCAGCCCTGGCCACCGGACTCCTGGCGCTGTACCAAGCAACCGGGCAATCGGAGTGGCTCGATACAGCGCAGCGGTTGCTCGACCTCACGCTTGATCATTTTGCCGATCCAGCCGAGCCTGGAAGCTGGTTCGACACAGCCGATTTTGCCGAAAGCCTGGTGACCCGGCCACGCGATCCGCTGGACGGCGCAACGCCGTCGGGAGCGTCGAGTATCGCGGAGGCACTGTTGACGGCGGCCGCGCTCACCGAACCCGAGCGTGCCTCGCGCTACTCCCAAGCAGTGTTGGACTCATTGGCACGCGCAACGCTGCCGCTCGAACGCGCTCCGCGTTCAGCCGGACACTGGCTGGCGGTGGCGGAAGCGTCGTTGCGTGGGCCGATTCAGGTAGCTGTCGTCGGTGACGGTGATCTGCTGGCGACTGCCCGTCGACTCGCCCCCGGCGGTGCCGTGATCGTCGGAGGTGAGCCGGGTTCTTCACCGCTGCTGGCAGATCGGCCGCTGGTCGACGGCAGCCAGGCTGCGTACGTTTGCCGAGGCTTCGTCTGTGACCGGCCGGTCACAGACGAAGCGGGCTTGGCGCTTGCGCTGGCACACTGA
- a CDS encoding aldehyde dehydrogenase family protein, with amino-acid sequence MTEQLGRHGTSTDSKSGDPTFASLDPRDDTVIARYPVADQAAVATAVAAAHTAATWWDQLGFAGRKKVLGDFRAAIAAHADSMASIISTETGKPSDDALLEVMLAVEHLDWAARNAQKVLRRRRVGAGLISANQSASVGYRPMGVVGVIGPWNYPLYTPMGSIGYALAAGNAVVFKPSELSPGVGVELARLWNIAAPGHPVLQTITGDGKTGALLCSSGVNKIAFTGSTATAKRVMAACADTLTPLVAECGGKDAMLVDSDANLDAAVSFAAFGAVGNAGQTCAGVERIYVAAPVYDTFLTKLTAALRDAHAGSTYGPMTLGKQTAIVRGQIEDALGRGAKAVLGGLDSFRGPFIDPIVLTDVPEDSTAVTEETFGPSVVVNKVADMDEGIERANASKYGLGASVFTKSTSKGRAIAEKLECGVVTVNSVLGFAGIAALPFGGVGDSGFGRIHGADGLREFSSVKSMAVQKFSAPLDLLTIERKARDMKISRWMLAKRHAKS; translated from the coding sequence ATGACCGAACAGCTCGGCCGACACGGCACGTCCACAGACTCGAAATCAGGCGATCCCACGTTCGCGAGCCTCGATCCCCGCGACGACACCGTGATCGCTCGCTATCCCGTCGCCGACCAGGCGGCAGTAGCCACGGCCGTGGCCGCGGCACACACTGCGGCCACGTGGTGGGATCAACTCGGGTTTGCCGGGCGAAAGAAGGTTCTCGGCGACTTCCGCGCCGCCATTGCAGCCCACGCGGATTCAATGGCGTCGATCATCAGCACCGAAACCGGGAAGCCGAGCGACGACGCACTCCTCGAAGTGATGCTGGCAGTCGAGCACCTCGACTGGGCCGCCCGCAACGCGCAGAAGGTGTTGCGCCGCAGACGCGTCGGGGCCGGCTTGATCAGCGCCAACCAGTCCGCCTCCGTCGGCTACCGGCCGATGGGCGTCGTCGGCGTGATCGGTCCGTGGAACTATCCGCTGTACACACCGATGGGATCCATCGGGTACGCGCTGGCCGCCGGCAACGCCGTCGTCTTCAAACCCAGCGAACTCTCACCAGGCGTCGGCGTCGAACTGGCCCGCCTGTGGAACATCGCCGCACCCGGACATCCTGTCCTCCAGACCATTACCGGCGACGGCAAGACCGGCGCACTGCTGTGCTCGTCCGGTGTGAACAAGATTGCGTTCACCGGCTCGACGGCTACTGCAAAACGGGTCATGGCAGCGTGCGCAGACACCCTGACTCCCCTGGTTGCCGAGTGCGGCGGCAAGGACGCCATGCTGGTGGACTCGGACGCCAATCTTGATGCCGCCGTGAGCTTCGCGGCATTCGGGGCGGTCGGCAACGCCGGACAAACCTGCGCCGGTGTCGAGCGCATCTACGTCGCTGCCCCGGTCTACGACACCTTCCTTACGAAACTCACTGCGGCGCTGCGCGATGCCCACGCCGGTTCGACCTACGGCCCCATGACGCTGGGCAAGCAGACGGCAATCGTGCGAGGCCAGATCGAAGACGCGCTCGGCCGAGGGGCCAAAGCTGTTCTCGGCGGCCTCGATTCCTTCCGCGGCCCGTTCATCGATCCGATCGTTCTGACCGACGTGCCGGAAGATTCCACCGCGGTGACCGAGGAAACGTTCGGACCGAGCGTCGTCGTGAACAAGGTTGCCGACATGGACGAAGGCATCGAGCGTGCGAACGCGTCGAAGTACGGATTAGGCGCGTCGGTGTTCACGAAGAGCACATCGAAGGGGCGGGCAATCGCCGAAAAGCTCGAATGTGGTGTGGTCACGGTCAATTCGGTTCTCGGATTTGCCGGAATCGCTGCCCTCCCGTTCGGTGGGGTCGGCGATTCCGGATTCGGCCGCATCCACGGAGCCGACGGCCTGCGCGAGTTCAGCAGCGTCAAATCGATGGCTGTTCAGAAGTTCAGCGCGCCACTGGATCTACTGACCATCGAGCGGAAAGCCCGCGACATGAAGATCTCACGCTGGATGTTGGCCAAGCGACACGCCAAGTCCTGA
- a CDS encoding acyl-CoA dehydrogenase family protein, with translation MYMDFTQEQSDFAKSVAAFCKKESGTREQRDLLTEHGAHNHNQAFYEKMAELGWLGLTVPEEYGGSAGSTVDLCIFLEEAAKGMAPIGGLGPTVITGAAYEKFGSPAQKEAVLGGIVRGASQSISMSEPEAGSDVGNLSCRAEKVDGGWLINGQKTWCSNAHFAENILLVARTSRGEGKHEGLTMFHVPADISGLKISGIDTMGGKEVNDLYFTDVLLPDDAVVGEVGNGWRQLMAGLNIERLILAAMMLGTAQRAFDDTLEFITTRKQFGRPVGSFQALRHRVADLATEIECGRLLVYSVAKMVDANPTKMFPREASMAKLKLTETAKKVALEGMQMMGGYGYATEFDMEHHVRKTLVSSIYGGTNEIQRDIIGKTYGL, from the coding sequence ATGTACATGGATTTCACGCAGGAGCAGTCTGATTTCGCCAAGTCGGTAGCAGCGTTCTGCAAGAAGGAAAGCGGTACTCGTGAGCAGCGGGATCTGCTGACCGAGCACGGAGCGCATAACCACAACCAGGCGTTCTACGAGAAAATGGCTGAGCTGGGATGGCTCGGACTGACAGTGCCGGAGGAGTACGGCGGATCGGCCGGGAGCACGGTTGATCTGTGTATTTTCCTCGAGGAGGCGGCCAAGGGGATGGCGCCGATCGGTGGGCTCGGCCCGACGGTCATCACGGGGGCGGCGTACGAGAAGTTCGGCAGCCCGGCGCAGAAGGAGGCCGTCCTCGGCGGCATCGTTCGCGGGGCGTCGCAGTCGATCTCGATGTCCGAACCGGAGGCGGGTTCGGACGTCGGCAATCTGAGTTGCCGCGCCGAGAAGGTCGACGGCGGGTGGCTGATCAACGGACAGAAGACGTGGTGTTCCAACGCGCACTTCGCCGAAAACATCCTGCTCGTCGCGCGCACGTCGAGAGGCGAAGGCAAGCATGAGGGCCTCACGATGTTCCACGTCCCGGCAGACATCTCCGGCCTGAAGATCAGTGGAATCGACACCATGGGCGGCAAAGAGGTCAACGACCTCTACTTCACCGATGTCCTGCTGCCCGACGATGCGGTGGTGGGTGAGGTCGGCAACGGATGGCGTCAGTTGATGGCCGGTCTCAATATCGAACGCCTCATCCTTGCGGCGATGATGCTCGGGACGGCACAGCGCGCATTTGACGACACTCTCGAATTCATCACCACGCGCAAGCAATTCGGCCGTCCCGTCGGGTCGTTCCAGGCGTTGCGACACCGTGTGGCGGATCTGGCTACGGAGATCGAATGCGGCCGGTTGCTGGTGTACAGCGTCGCCAAGATGGTGGACGCGAATCCGACCAAGATGTTCCCGCGCGAAGCGTCGATGGCAAAACTCAAGCTCACCGAGACCGCCAAGAAGGTTGCGCTCGAGGGCATGCAGATGATGGGCGGGTACGGTTACGCCACGGAATTCGACATGGAGCATCATGTGCGAAAGACTCTGGTGTCCTCCATTTATGGTGGTACCAACGAGATTCAGCGAGACATCATCGGCAAAACGTACGGACTGTGA
- a CDS encoding GntR family transcriptional regulator translates to MATSARTRRVTSELRRRPQLSEDVANHVRNLIMSGEVRPGEFVRLDETAADLGVSVTPVREALVALRGEGMVELVPHRGYLVSPLSRQDIEDIFWLQGQIAVKLALRATDNITADELAELVELNADLRAAVDASDAAAIEQCEFQFHRLINLAAGGAKLAWFLFGAIRYTPARLYATDPGWGELTVSSHDKLIEAFEKRDLEQVDAQMRVQFSDGAARLLAHLDSIGLWD, encoded by the coding sequence GTGGCAACGTCTGCACGCACTCGGAGGGTGACGTCTGAGCTGAGGAGACGGCCACAGCTGTCCGAGGATGTTGCCAACCACGTTCGCAACCTGATCATGTCGGGGGAAGTGCGACCGGGAGAGTTCGTTCGGCTGGACGAAACCGCCGCCGACCTCGGAGTCAGTGTCACGCCGGTCCGGGAGGCTCTGGTCGCGTTGCGCGGCGAGGGGATGGTCGAGTTGGTTCCCCATCGCGGCTATCTGGTGTCGCCGCTCAGCCGCCAGGACATCGAGGACATCTTCTGGCTGCAAGGGCAGATCGCAGTCAAACTGGCGTTGCGGGCGACCGACAACATCACCGCTGACGAGCTTGCGGAGTTGGTAGAGCTCAATGCCGACCTACGGGCAGCGGTCGACGCGTCCGATGCGGCTGCGATCGAGCAGTGCGAATTCCAATTCCACCGCCTGATCAATCTTGCGGCGGGCGGGGCAAAACTGGCGTGGTTCCTGTTCGGCGCAATTCGCTACACTCCCGCGCGGCTGTACGCGACCGACCCCGGCTGGGGCGAACTGACTGTGTCCAGTCACGACAAGTTGATCGAGGCGTTCGAGAAACGGGACCTCGAGCAGGTGGACGCGCAGATGCGAGTTCAGTTCTCCGACGGGGCCGCTCGTCTGCTCGCCCACCTCGACAGCATCGGTCTCTGGGACTGA
- a CDS encoding TetR/AcrR family transcriptional regulator, giving the protein MVLMNDQPRLYGGVDGALRVAKRRETLIEAGLELMGSAEPELTVRGVCKQAGVAARYFYESFTDRDALISAVYDTVITDIAVSTQAAVDAADAERDKAVAAIANIVRTIARDPRRGRLLFSTALTSPLLAEKRRASTTIFVGLLAANAKTFYRLGDSGQLTLTATFLVGGLAQTLSAWLDGYIDVTEDELVAECAAILLAPAMPPS; this is encoded by the coding sequence ATGGTCCTTATGAATGACCAACCGCGTTTGTACGGCGGCGTCGACGGCGCCCTCCGCGTCGCTAAGCGCCGCGAGACGCTGATCGAAGCCGGTCTCGAACTGATGGGATCAGCCGAACCCGAACTGACAGTGCGCGGAGTGTGCAAACAAGCTGGCGTAGCTGCCCGGTACTTCTACGAGAGCTTCACCGACCGCGACGCCCTGATATCCGCGGTATACGACACGGTCATCACAGACATCGCCGTCTCCACCCAGGCAGCAGTGGACGCGGCCGACGCCGAGCGCGACAAGGCAGTGGCAGCGATAGCCAACATCGTCCGCACCATTGCCCGTGACCCGAGACGCGGACGACTACTCTTCTCGACCGCGCTCACAAGCCCGCTCCTCGCCGAGAAACGCCGGGCGTCGACGACGATATTCGTCGGCCTCCTCGCGGCCAACGCCAAGACCTTCTACCGCCTGGGCGACAGCGGCCAACTGACGCTGACGGCAACCTTCCTGGTCGGCGGCCTCGCGCAGACACTGAGCGCGTGGCTCGACGGATATATCGACGTCACGGAAGACGAATTGGTCGCCGAATGCGCGGCGATACTGCTCGCTCCCGCAATGCCGCCGTCCTGA
- a CDS encoding oxygenase MpaB family protein: MSGLGLLAAGANVIMQLARPAVGYGVYESKVETGRLDRHPVKRTRTTLTYLAVASLATEDEKKQYRRAVNGAHKHVRSDENSAVEYNAFDPELQLWVAACLYRGFEDVYTALYGDLDPVTQDAFYQRSASFGTTLQMRRDMWPVDRDAFEVYWNDSLGKVSIDDTIREHLYGIASATFTPKLLHPLVGPLNRFLTTGFLPQTFREEMHLPWSERRQRGFDRSMRVAAAVNRVAPKILRMFPYNFYLWDLRRRIAKGIPLV; the protein is encoded by the coding sequence ATGTCCGGGTTGGGACTGCTGGCTGCCGGCGCAAACGTGATCATGCAACTTGCGCGCCCTGCGGTGGGGTACGGCGTGTACGAGAGCAAGGTCGAGACGGGCCGGTTGGATCGGCATCCGGTCAAGCGCACTCGCACGACCCTGACCTACCTGGCGGTGGCAAGCCTGGCCACCGAGGACGAGAAGAAGCAGTACCGGCGCGCAGTCAACGGTGCGCACAAGCATGTTCGCTCCGACGAGAACAGTGCCGTCGAGTACAACGCCTTCGACCCCGAACTGCAGTTGTGGGTTGCTGCCTGCCTGTACCGCGGCTTCGAGGACGTCTACACGGCGTTGTACGGAGATCTCGACCCGGTAACCCAGGACGCTTTCTATCAACGCAGCGCAAGTTTTGGCACCACTCTTCAGATGCGCCGCGACATGTGGCCGGTGGATCGAGACGCGTTCGAGGTCTACTGGAACGACAGCCTGGGCAAGGTCAGCATCGACGACACCATCCGTGAGCACCTGTACGGGATCGCATCGGCCACCTTCACCCCGAAGTTACTGCATCCCTTGGTCGGGCCGCTCAATCGCTTTCTCACGACGGGGTTTCTGCCTCAAACCTTCCGGGAAGAAATGCATCTGCCGTGGTCCGAGCGAAGGCAGCGCGGATTCGATCGATCGATGCGGGTTGCCGCTGCGGTTAATCGTGTTGCCCCGAAGATTCTTCGTATGTTCCCGTACAACTTCTACCTGTGGGATCTGCGTCGCCGAATCGCGAAGGGGATACCGTTGGTCTGA